The Aeoliella mucimassa genome includes the window CGGAGGCAAGTACACCGAAATTCGGTTGAGATGCTCCACCGGCACCTCGGCAAGCGAAGTGTACACAATGAGGCCGTCAATCTCTCCCCCCTTCGGATTCACCGGGAAAACCTCGTACCCTTGGGACAGGTGGGCATGAATCGATCGGTTTCCATACTTCGCCGGGTCGGCGCTGGCACCTACGATCGCTACAGTCGGTTTAGACATACTCGGACCTCACAGAATTGGCAGCCGAACGAGGTTCGACCTTAGTTGATCTGGCGGAGCCGCATTTATAGTGGACTGATAAACTATTTCGGGCCAGCAACGCTCGCAACCACTTATGACCGGTTGGAAAGTAATATGCAAGTCGTAATCACAGCCGTAGGGCCTGACAATCGAGGATTGGCGGATCCGATTGTCCATTCGGTGACCGCCCTGGGAGCGAACATCTCGGAGATCCAGATGTTCGACCACGACCAGGAGTCGGTATTCAGCATGCTAACTCGTGTGGAGATTGATCCAGGCCAACGCACGAAAGTGGAAGAAGCCATGGCCGGCGTGGCAGAAAGCACTGGACTTTCCGTGCGTACCTGGTCGCCTGACATCTGCGGCAGGAAGCCTCGCGTAGCGATCTGCGTGACCTTCCGTCCCGAAACCCCACGTGCCATTCTAGAAGCGATTCAGGATGGGGCTATCAAGGCGACTCCGTCGGTGATGATTGGCAATCGTGAAAAGTGCCATAGTTTGGCAGACGAATTTGGAGTTCCCTGGGAGAACATCGCCGACGAAGATGGGATTCCCGATGACGAGCGGCTGATCGACATCTGCGACGAACATCAAGTCGACTACATTGTGCTGGCCCGCTACATGCGAGTGCTACCAGCGGCAAGCTGCTGGAAGTACGCTGGGGGGCGAATCATCAACCTACATCACGGCTTGCTGCCGAGTTTCCCAGGCATTCGCCCCTATCACGAAGCGTACGCGAGTCGCATGCTCACCTTCGGAGCAACGTGCCATTTCATTGTGCCAGAGTTGGATGCTGGCAATCAGATCATTTACCAATCGACCTTTACCGTTCCTCCTGGGCAGACCGTCGACGAAGTCGTTCGCCAAGGGCAAGAACGCAACGAGCCACACTGCTTGGTGGAAGGAGTTCGCCGAGTGGTCGATGGCGAAGTGAAACTTCACTTTAATCGCGTCGTAGCCACTCACCGCTAACACTTCAGTGGCCACCCAACATAAAAAGCGGCCAGTGCCCACCATCGAGCACTGGCCGCTTTTGCGTTTCACAAGTTACCGAAGCGAGCTTACGGTTGCTGCGGCTGAGGAATGTTACCCGAGTCGTTTCCAATCACACCGGTCTGACTGACTTGGCCAGTGTTGTTGGTCTCGATGTCGGCCAGGTCTTCGACCGTGAAGGTACCAGCATTGTTGATGAGATAGAAATCATCGTTGCCGGCCACGGTACCAGAGCTAGCCGTGTTGCCATCGAGGTTCAGGCGAATGCGAGCCGAACCAGCGTTGGTCGTGGCTTGGAACGCAGGACCTGGGGTGTTATCGCTGTTGACAAACGTGTTGTCCACAGCGGTGACATTCAACGTGGCGTTACCATCGGCCAGGATGTTAGCCGCCGCTGCAGTACCATCGTCATTGGTAAAGCTATTGGTATCCAGCAACAGGTTCACCGTCTTGCCCGAGGCACCCTGAGCCACCAAGTTGAACGCTTCGCTCGAGGTGGTCGAGGTGTCAACGTTATTGTCTGAGGCAATAATGTGCACCGTACTGGCGTTGCCGTTGATATCGAGGTTGATACTCTGGTTGGTATTCGAGTCGAGCGTGTTGTCGGTCATCGCCAGTCGCACGACACCAGTACCATTGGCGTCGAGGCTGATGCCCTGATCGCTCGAACCACGCACCACCGAGTCAGCAATCCGCACGTTCATTTGTGCCGAGTTGCTGTTAGTCATCATGATACCATCGCCGGTGGCGTTCATCACTTCAACAAAGTTGAGAGTGACGTCTTCCACGTTGGTCAGCACGATACCATCCCCAGTGGTGTTATGGATTTCGCCACCACCACCTTGCGAGGAAGCCGTAGCACCGATCACAACCGGACCACCGGTGACATCGGTCATCACAATACCATTCACCGCACCGTCGACCGAAACACTATCGATGGCGATGCCAGCACTTGCCACCTCGACACCATTAAGGTTCAAGCCAGTGCCGGTGGTAGTGGTAATCGTGTTACCGGTACCAAGCACCGAGACTCCTTCGGAGTTCGTGGCCACAAAGCCATCCCCCGAGGTGGTATTGATATCTAGCGACGAGAACGAGATAGTCGTTCCAGTGTTGCTCGCCAAGGTGACCGCATCGTTAGTTGTGGTATCAAGGTCAGCACCACCGTTGAAGCTGAAGCTTCCGCCGGTGTTGTTCTGAACCAGGATACCTGTTCCGGTGCTGGTGACTTCACCATCAAAGGTAACCGTACCGTCGGTATTGTTCTCGATTCGTACCGCGTAGCCGGTATTGTCGGTGATGGTTCCGTTGAAGTCGACATCGGCAGAGCTGCTGTCGATCACAAAGGCGTCGCCAGTCGGATTGATGATCTCCACTTCGTTATCGAAGGTGAAGCTACCCGACGAGCCGTTCAAGATGTCCACACCAGCGTCTCCGCCATTGAGCACCATCGCACTGTTAAAGCGATAGGTACCATCAGCGTTGTCAAACTGCAGACCATTACCATTGGTCGCATTGATGACTTCGTCGGTGTCTCCACCAACGGTGAAGCTGATCGTTCCATCATGACCACCAGTGACAGATACCGTCGTCGCGTTATTGGACTGAGTGATGTTACCGATATAGCTCACATCAGCCGAACCACCAACCACGTTAAACGCGGTTCCACTCGGGTCGACAATCGTCGTATCGAGGAAGGTAAAGGTACCATCCGAATCGTTGATGATATCGATACCGGTATCGGCCCCATTGGAAGAGCCATCGAGCACCACGGTACCATCAAAGTCGTAGGTACCATCCGCGTTATCGAATTGCAGACCGTCACCATTTGTCGCGTTGATCACGTCGGTGTCGGTATCGATCGAACTGAAGGTCATTGAACCCGTGTGACCGCCGGTCACAGCGACTGTGGTCGCATTGTTCGACTGTTCAATGCTACCAGTGAAGTCGACGTCGGCCGTACCACCATCGACGTTAAACGCCGTGCCGGTTGGATCGACGATGGTCGTTTCGCTGAAGGTGAAAGTACCATCCGAATCGATGATATCCACCCCGGTATCAGCCGCCACGGCAGAGCCATCCAAGGTGACTGCACCAATGAAACCGTAGTCGCCGTCAGCCTGGTCGAACTGCAAGCCCGAACCATTTGTGGCGGTGATTACATCGCTATCGGTATCACGCGACAGGAAGGTCATGGTGCCATCGTGTTCGCCGGTCACGTAGACCGCGGCCACGTTGTTATTTTGGCTGATATCACCCGTGAAGGTGAAGGTCGAAGAACCGCCGTCTACCCGGATCGCTTCACCCGAAGGATCGACAATCGTTGCATCAGCGAAGGTAAACGTACCATCCGAATCGTTCAGGATATCGATCGCTGTATCCGCACCGTTACCAGAACCATCCAACGTCACGAGGCTGTTGAACACGTAACCGCCGTCTGCGTCGTCGAACACAAAGCCGTCGCCATTCGTCACGTCGAAGATACCTTCGTCGGTTTCACGTTCGGTGAAGGTCAACGTACCCGTGTGCTCATTCTCCACAAACAACGTAGTTGCCGCATTGCTTTGCGACACGATACCGGTAAGGCTCAAGCTTGCTTCGCCACCGTCGAAGTGAATCGTGGTGCCGGTGGTATCCGTGAACTCAGCATCGAGGAAGGTCAATGTGCCTTCCGAATCGTTGGTCACATCCAACGCATTAGTGGTGCCATTCAGCGTTACGTTTTCGTTAAATGTGTAGACACCATCGGCGTTGTTGAGCACGATGCCCGCACCGCTGGTGGCTTCGATCACTCCCTCATCCTCTTCCATTTCGAAGAAGTCGAGCGACCCAGTATGCTCGTTTTCAACTAACAACACCGCCCCCAAACCAGCTTGAGTGATCTTGCCGGTGAAGGTAACGTCGGCTTCCCCCCCACTGACGTGCATGGCTGCTCCGTCGGTGTCGGTGATAGCCACGTCGGTGAAGGTGTGACTGCCATCGGAATTGACCAGCGAGATACCCATGCCAGCCTGATTGGTGATGGTAGCATCGGTGATCGAAACAGCACCATCGTTCGAAGTCAACAAGATAGCTGCCGGACCACTACCCGAGTCGTTCGAGTAGTCGCTAATCGATACAGCACTCACGTTATTCGACAGATTGATGCCAATGCCCTGTCCATTGGTGCTGGTGACATTAGAGATAGCAATCGCTTCCGTAATTGGCACGCTCGACGCTTCCGGCGAAGTGGCATCGATATCGATGTCGTTGCCACCAATGTTATCGAAGGTCACATCCGAAATCGTGGGAGCAAACCGCACTGCGAGTTCGTCGGTCGTGGTCTCAGGATCATCCGCAAACACACCAGGGGTGAGTTCGATACCGTTGCCAGTTGTATTCGAAATAGCTACGTGATTGATATCGACTCCCATGTTGCCATTGGGAGCGACGATGCCGCGGGCACCGCCGTCGATCGAGAGATTCGAGACTTCCAAGGTATTGTTAGCCAAAGTAATGGCATCCTGGGCTCCCGAGTTGGTAATCGTGGGAATTGCACCCGAAGCGGCTCCGAGCGAACTTTCCGGTAGCACCACGTCGCCAAAATCGGTGGTGCTTACGATATGCTCGATGTCGTTGCCTTCGCCCAACATGCGTTGGCCGTCGAGCAGTACTGCAGCATCGTCGGTAAAGGCGCTGCCGCTGTGCACAAACACGATACCGGGCGAGGCACCAGTGCCTTCGATACCGGCCAGCGTGTTGAGCGGGTTCTCAAACGAACCATCACCACCTGCAGCTGCCGAACTATCGACATGCACCACGCGAATAGGTTCTACTTCACCGTCTCCGTCGAGGTCGCCCTCAAGAATCTCGCCACCAAAGACGTTATCCTGACGCACTGCCACGTAGTCGTTACGAATCACAGGATCCCGCATCCGCGTTGCCAAAGAGGGCGTACAGTAAGCGGGATCGCGAGTACGTCCAATGAACCATGTAACGGTGAATTTCGAGTTGGTTCCGAAGACGTCGTCGTCGTAAATGCCTAAGTCGACCGAGAGATCCGGGGTCAGATAACCACGAGCACCCAGCTTGTAACCAGTGGTGTCGGTAGTATCGCCATATAAGCCATAACCGCCGCCGTAGAACCACAGGTCGCGGTTCCCCATGCGACGAGCGATTTCGAACTCGTTCACTCCCAGGGCTTCGTCGGTACCAGTAATGGTCTCCGCGGCCAAGAAGTTGCCGACGTACGAAATGTCGCCGGTTCCAACCGCTTCTCCGGATTCAGTGCCCGAAAGAGCAGCGTACGAGTTCCACCGCACGTCCCAGTTGTCGCCGAGGTACTCAAGCGACACACCGAACTGCGACAGGAAGTTGTCGTTGATGGTAGTGGTACCGTCGGACCAGATACTGATACCAGCAATCTTGGCGGTATCGTCGCTAAACGGGAAGAGCGGCAACGTCATGTATCGGTAACCAATACCAACGTTGTAGCCGATCTTCGACTCATCGTTCAGTGTTACCTGGCCATCGACAAACCACACCCCTTCAGGTGTTTCAAAGACTCGCATGGTGCCTAAATCGAGGTTACCACGCACCTGGCCGTAGCTCTTGGTGTTGTAGCGCGCTCTCAAGTGCGCCTGTGCACTTGGGCTGTAGTCGCTTCCATAGGGAGAGTAACTGGCATTAGGGCGGCTATAGAAGCTTCCCTCAGTCGAATAGACGATGTCGCCGGTGGGTCCTGTCTGAATCATTGACGGATCGACACTTGTCGGCGTTTGTCCGTGGGCCAGTGAAGCAGCCATCAGACATATGATCGTCATCGCTGAAGCCGCACCACGGAGGTTCCACAGTGGAGTTTGACAGCCTTGCACGATAAGCTCCTAGAAAAGTGCTGGGCCAAGAATCAAGGTTCTTGGCGGTCGCGGGGGGCAGATTCTAACGTCATCGCTATCCATAGCAATGGCGCTACATCCACGAGGTCTATACAGTCGCTACGACGGTAATCGGCACAACCGGCAGGACTTCACCAACCATTTCTCACAACTTTATCGTCAAGGTTTGCCTATTCGACCACTTCCCTGCATTCAGCGACAGCAATGCAAGCAACTCACTGTTTGCCGCATGTTATCCCACCCCTAAACCAAGCTTGCTCCAAATGTGCTGTTCCACTAATCTCTCGCCGCCGGCTTTAGCCGCTTGTTGACCACCCCATCTTCCACGGCATAGAGACTGAGATGAACAAGCTATTTGCCCTGTCATTTACACTTATGGCACTCCCCTGCTTCGTTGGCTGCACCCAAACCGAACCGGCCCCGACAGCAGCCAAGCAGTCACAAGGCCTTGGGGTTGCAATCATCGATCTCGACGAGATTGCCCATCAGTTGGGTAGCGATAAGCAAATCGTGACCGCGATCAAGCAACGCGAGGCCGCGCTCAATACCAAGCTCACGGAACTCGCCAAGTCGTACGCCGAAGCCCTGAATAAGCAAAAAGAAGCGATGGACGCGGAGCCCGCAGCCGAAGAGGGGACTGTGCAGCTAGCTTCGTACCAGGAGCAAGCCAACAAGAACTTCCAGAACGCCCGGTCCCAAGCCAAACAGAATCTGGCGGTTCACCGTCAGCAATTGATCAGCAAGTTTCGTGAAGCCGTCAAACCGGCTGCTCGTAAGGTGGCTCGCGAACGAGGACTAAGCGTGATTGTCACGAAGCAAGACAGCCTGCTCTACGACTATGCACCGGAGTGCGATATTACCAACGACGTGGTAGAAGCATTGCGGGCGTCGGCCACGAAGAGCAAACCGGCTGAATCCACTGCTCAAGCGACGGCCCCCAAGCAGGGTTAATCCTGCTATCTGGGAGCATTCTCCAACAGCCAATCTTCCAGAATCACATGCTCGACACCGGGTGCGCGCAATAGCGCCGCCCGGTCGGGCAGTAGATTGGCCAACCACCTGCGGTGAACCAGATTCGACACGGCACGCACGCCGGCTTTTCCTAGTGATAGACGCGCCAGCTGAGTACTCACGTTATCGCTCAGTCGTTGGAACGTTGCAGGAATCACGTTCGGTCCCGGCCCCACGTGGACGACAAGATCGACATCCTCCCGAAGGGTGAAGGTTACCGCATCCCACAATCGCTGGGGATGATCCACCCACCGGCGTAGCACCTCGCGGGTAGGCATCGTTTGGTAGCTGGGCGCTCCGGTTGCTAGCGAAAACAGTTGTGGCCCCTCGCTAGTCGTCGCTGGTAGCATGCGTTCCATCATTACCGAAGCGCGATCCGGAATCCACCGCTGTCTAACAATCGGTGTATGCAACGGCGGCCAGATGTTAGGGTCGCGTTTCAGCAACACTGACTTTGGCAATGCCTCGTGCATCAACTGCTTGAATCGCCCCAATGCTCCATGTTGCCCCAACACGAGTAGCGTATTGGGCGACAAAATGGACGAAGTGCCGACCACGCCCCGCATTTCGGCGGTTACACGCTCGCACAAGCGATGCACTGCATCCTCCGGAATCATTTCCGATCGCGAGAAGAGGATGCCCATCTCAATGTCGCTCGCCAGCGATGCACAATCCCACGCTAGCGCAACGGGGATGGTCATGGCATCTACGGCACCCACCAACCGCTTGGCAGCAACAGCCGTGAGCTCTCCCAGGCTGTATCCAAATGCCAGCTTGGCATCATGAAACCGTATGTCATGCACTGTTTCCAGCATCTCCAGCTGAGCGAGTTCCACCGACATAATAAAGGCAACCGCCTCGGGATATTCGGGCAGCCCCAAATCTCGTCGCTCAATAACTCGCTCCGTCAAATCCGCATAGATTTGCAAATGCTCACGGCAAACTGTGCTGCCTAGGGCTAACCACTTTTCCAAAGCTGCACGATACGCTGGCACCTGCCAAAGCTCGTGGGTCCTGCCGAGATTGGTAATGTTGTAACCGCGAAAAGCAAACGCGGAGCGAGGGATTCGTTGCCTGAGACGATCAGAAGGAGTAGTTGGGATGGCGGACATCGACGGCTCGGAGGAGAAGTTTGCGCCAGCACTGAACTGGCCCCTAATTAATCTTCCGTCTCGCCCTCCGTGCGGGATGGCATCTGCCGTAAGGAATAAGCAGTTTTTGCCGATCGCGCGGCACTACAACTAGTTTTGCCGGCACCATTCCTACGCAAACCAGATAGCAATGGTTCGCCTAAAAACTACGGCATTTTGCCCCTTATCACGCATCTACCCCAGCAGTGTTGTGACCTATGGTTAACAAGGTGGGAAAATGTGCGCAACCAGGCGGCTCTCTACCACTCTTGCCAGCAGGCCGGTGCTCACATTGATTCAAGACAATCGGACGGAGATCGTACCATGCTTACTGCTGAACAGATTATGACACCCAACGTGTATACCATTCATCCCGATGCGACCATTCAGCAAGCCATTAGCATGTTGCTGGACAAACGCATTAGTGGCTTACCTGTGATCGATGACTCAGGCACCCTGGTCGGCGTACTCACCGAATATGGGTTGCTTGCGATGGTGTATGACAAGCAGATCATGAATAACACGGTCGCGCAACATATGACTCGCGAAGTGATCTCGGTGGAAGCCAACGAACCAGTGAATCATGTAGCCGATCAGTTCATATTGCATCGCGTTCGTCGACTTCCGGTGATTCGCCAGGGCAAGTTAATTGGACTCATCTCTCGCGTCGATGTCTTGCGCGCCTTGTGCGAAGCACAAGCGCCGGTCTGCTCGGCCTAAGTTGAACTCGATCGAAGGACCGAACCGAATGAGTCGCCACCGTTTGCCGCATCGTATTCCCCTGGCGTTCGCCATCTTGCTGGGGATGCTCGCGTGTGGACTCCTTGAGGAATGCCAGGGAGCCAACGTGCTACTGGTCATGCGCGATGGTAGCATCAACGCTTCCGAGCAATCGCGGAAAACTCAGTTTGAGAGCTGGGGACATACGGTTACCACAATCGATGGCAATGCGTCGCAAGCGACTTTCGACACCGCCATGGCGGCCGTCGATGTGGTTTACATCTCTGCAACTACCTCCGAGTGGGAAGTTCTGGATAAGTGCAAGAATACCACGGCGGGAGTCGTGAACGAGAATCCCTACCTAGATCAACACCTTGGATATTCCTCAAACCAGGGTTGGCATGATTTCTTCTCTCATACGGAGGTCACTTCTAACAATCACCCTATTACCTCAGGCTTATCTACTGGCTCGTTGACCATCGTCTCTTCCACGCAGCAGCTTGCGATGAGAAAGAATACGCTTGCCTCTGGCATGACGCTGTTATCGCAGAACTCAAGCTATGGTAACGGCAAAATGCTGGGCGTTATCGAAGTTGGCGGTGCATTGGCGGGCGGCGGCAATGCAGCCGGTCGTCGAGTGGCGATGCCCTGGGGGAGCGACAGCTTCAATTGGTCGTCTCTGAACAGCAATGGACTCCTCATCGCTGAGCGAGCCATCGACTGGGCGGCAAGCGACTACAACAAACTGATCCTGCACTGGAAGTTTGACGAAACCTCAGGTACCTCGTCTGCCGATGCTTCTGACTACCATCGCAATGGCACACTCTCCGGGTCTCCTACCTGGATCACCGCTAAGCGCGACGGTGGACTCAAAGTTCCTAAGGGTTCTTATTGCTACATCAACAGCGAACTCGGTGAACCAGGCAGCTTTACCGTTGCCGGCTGGGCGAATGTCACCGCCTCGGATACCGACGGTGCAGCAGTGCTTTCCATCGGTAACTGCGTTGCTTTGCTCGCTCACTATTCGGCTTCTAATTCACCCGTGATCACGTTCTGGAACGGTGGCTCCATCGAAGCAGTAGCCGCATCTGGTGGGAGTCGTATAGGCAAAGGGTGGCATCATTACTGCGCGACGTTCAATAGCTCGAATCGGTCGCTAAAGATTTATGTCGACGGAGTGCTGGCTGGTAGCGGTACCACTTCCGGTTACCCCAACTATACAGTCGGCAATCAAACCATCGCCGGAGACGAAGGAACCCCTTACTACGCTCTATATCTAACTGGTTCTCTCGATGATATCCGAGTCTATAACACCGCGATCAGTGCCTCGGAGGTGATCGACCTCTATGGCCTCATCGGCCACTGGAAGTTCGACGAAGGTACCGGAACCACCATTGCCGACTCGTCACCGAAGGCTAATAACGCGACTTTCAGCGCTGGCACGCCCACCTGGACCCCTGGCGTGCGCGACGATTCGCTTCAGTTCAGTGGTTTGAATACTGCGGCGACCAGCACTACATTCGACCCACCGCCGATCGGCAGTGTCGCCTTCTGGTTTCACCCAGGTTCCTCTCCTCAATGGGTCGAGCGCATTTTCGGCGTCAGCGACGCCTGGGAAGCTCGACTCGAAAGCACCGCTGTCCTCTATCTGGATATCGCCATCGGAGGGGGCACCTATGTGAATCGCCTGTTCACAAACGACAAAGAGTGGACCCATATAGTGTATCGTTACGATTCCACCAAGGGCACCTACGACATCTACCTGAACGGCAAGCTGCACCAATCAGGCACTCTGGCACTATCGGATGTTGCCGCAGCGACACTCACCATGGGAACTCGCACCGGATCTAGCGAGCGTTTCAGCGGGGGTATCGACGACTT containing:
- a CDS encoding CoA-binding protein, with product MSKPTVAIVGASADPAKYGNRSIHAHLSQGYEVFPVNPKGGEIDGLIVYTSLAEVPVEHLNRISVYLPPAVGIEVIEQIAAKGCDELWLNPGSDAPEVLARAHELGLEPIQACSIVDVMNRGGG
- a CDS encoding formyltetrahydrofolate deformylase, with product MQVVITAVGPDNRGLADPIVHSVTALGANISEIQMFDHDQESVFSMLTRVEIDPGQRTKVEEAMAGVAESTGLSVRTWSPDICGRKPRVAICVTFRPETPRAILEAIQDGAIKATPSVMIGNREKCHSLADEFGVPWENIADEDGIPDDERLIDICDEHQVDYIVLARYMRVLPAASCWKYAGGRIINLHHGLLPSFPGIRPYHEAYASRMLTFGATCHFIVPELDAGNQIIYQSTFTVPPGQTVDEVVRQGQERNEPHCLVEGVRRVVDGEVKLHFNRVVATHR
- a CDS encoding beta strand repeat-containing protein, giving the protein MTIICLMAASLAHGQTPTSVDPSMIQTGPTGDIVYSTEGSFYSRPNASYSPYGSDYSPSAQAHLRARYNTKSYGQVRGNLDLGTMRVFETPEGVWFVDGQVTLNDESKIGYNVGIGYRYMTLPLFPFSDDTAKIAGISIWSDGTTTINDNFLSQFGVSLEYLGDNWDVRWNSYAALSGTESGEAVGTGDISYVGNFLAAETITGTDEALGVNEFEIARRMGNRDLWFYGGGYGLYGDTTDTTGYKLGARGYLTPDLSVDLGIYDDDVFGTNSKFTVTWFIGRTRDPAYCTPSLATRMRDPVIRNDYVAVRQDNVFGGEILEGDLDGDGEVEPIRVVHVDSSAAAGGDGSFENPLNTLAGIEGTGASPGIVFVHSGSAFTDDAAVLLDGQRMLGEGNDIEHIVSTTDFGDVVLPESSLGAASGAIPTITNSGAQDAITLANNTLEVSNLSIDGGARGIVAPNGNMGVDINHVAISNTTGNGIELTPGVFADDPETTTDELAVRFAPTISDVTFDNIGGNDIDIDATSPEASSVPITEAIAISNVTSTNGQGIGINLSNNVSAVSISDYSNDSGSGPAAILLTSNDGAVSITDATITNQAGMGISLVNSDGSHTFTDVAITDTDGAAMHVSGGEADVTFTGKITQAGLGAVLLVENEHTGSLDFFEMEEDEGVIEATSGAGIVLNNADGVYTFNENVTLNGTTNALDVTNDSEGTLTFLDAEFTDTTGTTIHFDGGEASLSLTGIVSQSNAATTLFVENEHTGTLTFTERETDEGIFDVTNGDGFVFDDADGGYVFNSLVTLDGSGNGADTAIDILNDSDGTFTFADATIVDPSGEAIRVDGGSSTFTFTGDISQNNNVAAVYVTGEHDGTMTFLSRDTDSDVITATNGSGLQFDQADGDYGFIGAVTLDGSAVAADTGVDIIDSDGTFTFSETTIVDPTGTAFNVDGGTADVDFTGSIEQSNNATTVAVTGGHTGSMTFSSIDTDTDVINATNGDGLQFDNADGTYDFDGTVVLDGSSNGADTGIDIINDSDGTFTFLDTTIVDPSGTAFNVVGGSADVSYIGNITQSNNATTVSVTGGHDGTISFTVGGDTDEVINATNGNGLQFDNADGTYRFNSAMVLNGGDAGVDILNGSSGSFTFDNEVEIINPTGDAFVIDSSSADVDFNGTITDNTGYAVRIENNTDGTVTFDGEVTSTGTGILVQNNTGGSFSFNGGADLDTTTNDAVTLASNTGTTISFSSLDINTTSGDGFVATNSEGVSVLGTGNTITTTTGTGLNLNGVEVASAGIAIDSVSVDGAVNGIVMTDVTGGPVVIGATASSQGGGGEIHNTTGDGIVLTNVEDVTLNFVEVMNATGDGIMMTNSNSAQMNVRIADSVVRGSSDQGISLDANGTGVVRLAMTDNTLDSNTNQSINLDINGNASTVHIIASDNNVDTSTTSSEAFNLVAQGASGKTVNLLLDTNSFTNDDGTAAAANILADGNATLNVTAVDNTFVNSDNTPGPAFQATTNAGSARIRLNLDGNTASSGTVAGNDDFYLINNAGTFTVEDLADIETNNTGQVSQTGVIGNDSGNIPQPQQP
- a CDS encoding OmpH family outer membrane protein; its protein translation is MNKLFALSFTLMALPCFVGCTQTEPAPTAAKQSQGLGVAIIDLDEIAHQLGSDKQIVTAIKQREAALNTKLTELAKSYAEALNKQKEAMDAEPAAEEGTVQLASYQEQANKNFQNARSQAKQNLAVHRQQLISKFREAVKPAARKVARERGLSVIVTKQDSLLYDYAPECDITNDVVEALRASATKSKPAESTAQATAPKQG
- a CDS encoding ACP S-malonyltransferase, which gives rise to MGLPEYPEAVAFIMSVELAQLEMLETVHDIRFHDAKLAFGYSLGELTAVAAKRLVGAVDAMTIPVALAWDCASLASDIEMGILFSRSEMIPEDAVHRLCERVTAEMRGVVGTSSILSPNTLLVLGQHGALGRFKQLMHEALPKSVLLKRDPNIWPPLHTPIVRQRWIPDRASVMMERMLPATTSEGPQLFSLATGAPSYQTMPTREVLRRWVDHPQRLWDAVTFTLREDVDLVVHVGPGPNVIPATFQRLSDNVSTQLARLSLGKAGVRAVSNLVHRRWLANLLPDRAALLRAPGVEHVILEDWLLENAPR
- a CDS encoding CBS domain-containing protein translates to MLTAEQIMTPNVYTIHPDATIQQAISMLLDKRISGLPVIDDSGTLVGVLTEYGLLAMVYDKQIMNNTVAQHMTREVISVEANEPVNHVADQFILHRVRRLPVIRQGKLIGLISRVDVLRALCEAQAPVCSA
- a CDS encoding LamG domain-containing protein, yielding MSRHRLPHRIPLAFAILLGMLACGLLEECQGANVLLVMRDGSINASEQSRKTQFESWGHTVTTIDGNASQATFDTAMAAVDVVYISATTSEWEVLDKCKNTTAGVVNENPYLDQHLGYSSNQGWHDFFSHTEVTSNNHPITSGLSTGSLTIVSSTQQLAMRKNTLASGMTLLSQNSSYGNGKMLGVIEVGGALAGGGNAAGRRVAMPWGSDSFNWSSLNSNGLLIAERAIDWAASDYNKLILHWKFDETSGTSSADASDYHRNGTLSGSPTWITAKRDGGLKVPKGSYCYINSELGEPGSFTVAGWANVTASDTDGAAVLSIGNCVALLAHYSASNSPVITFWNGGSIEAVAASGGSRIGKGWHHYCATFNSSNRSLKIYVDGVLAGSGTTSGYPNYTVGNQTIAGDEGTPYYALYLTGSLDDIRVYNTAISASEVIDLYGLIGHWKFDEGTGTTIADSSPKANNATFSAGTPTWTPGVRDDSLQFSGLNTAATSTTFDPPPIGSVAFWFHPGSSPQWVERIFGVSDAWEARLESTAVLYLDIAIGGGTYVNRLFTNDKEWTHIVYRYDSTKGTYDIYLNGKLHQSGTLALSDVAAATLTMGTRTGSSERFSGGIDDLRVYSYIISEAEIAEIYGLVGHWQLDETSGSTAYDSSGIGNHGTYQGTVTVNTDQPYSGEYSAEFDGSSAYVSIPHHSSYNIEEAITIAAWTRADTYNHYNPVIAKGDSSWRLHQYLNSDYLTCHMDLQSGGMALANASSTMTGGWKHVVATYDGTIAKIYVNGELEGASSHTGLLRTNTVAVNIARNTEATSRLWDGGLADVRVYNRAISEQEVSRLYGLIGWWKLDESAGNTAYDSTPNARDGVIHGGPTLATSGIHADQPVMEFDGTDDFVQLPVIDDTFQTGVSLSVWARPTASPFYGKFIQLANGTWEEIDFGRFDTTDSLRMIAAPGMHSYQAGTIVNNAWHHYAGTIDRQGVIRLYVDGEQVRTDSRVLPTNVSRVYNFIGGSNWPSDGLYQGRMGDVRLYNRALSGEEVDAIYHSGKGPGIRLIKWTEAR